AAACCATTGAACAATGGCACAAGGCACTTCCTTTGATCAAAGAGATTATGGCAGGCAAAGAGGTGTTCTGGATAAATCCGGGGTACCGGTCCGCCGGCACCGCATTTAAATCCATTGTTTTGTCGTGCAAAGATGTGGCCGATGCACAAGCAAGGCTGGAACGGTTTGCCCCGTTTATTGCAAAGGTGTTTCCCCAGACTTGGGAAAATAACGGAATTATTGAATCGCCGTTGCGGCCAATTCCTAACATGGAGGAAAAACTCAATTTGCAGGGAAAGTTTCCTGTTTACGGAACACTTTTGCTTAAATGCGACAACCTGCTTGCCGTGTCCGGTTCCATCAAGGCACGGGGGGGGATCTATGAGGTGTTGAAAACCGCTGAGACCCTCGCGGTGGACAACGGGCTGCTTGACTTGGACGATGATTATTCAATTTTTACAACGGACAAATTTAAACGGTTTTTTTCAAATTACGCCATTGCCGTTGGGTCAACCGGCAACCTGGGATTGAGCATCGGCATCATGGGTGCCGCGCTTGGGTTTAAGGTTGTTGTGCATATGTCCGCCGATGCCGCCCTTTGGAAAAAAGAGCGCTTAAGGCAATGCGGTGTTACGGTGGTTGAGTATGAAACCGATTACAGCCGGGCTGTGGCAGCGGGACGCAAACAGGCCCGGTCTGATCCAAATATGCATTTCATCGATGATGAAAATTCTTTGGACTTGCTGTTAGGGTATGCTACGGCAGCCGGCCGTCTCAAAGATCAGTTTGATGCTTCGGGACGGGGGGTGGACCGGGCGCATCCCCTGTTTGTTTACCTGCCCTGCGGGGTGGGCGGTGCGCCCGGCGGGATAACCTTGGGGCTCAAGCTTGTTTTCGGTGATCATGTCCACTGTTTTTTTGCAGAACCCACAGCTTCCCCCTGTATGCTCATCGGGCTTATGACAGGGCTTCACGACAAGATCAGCGTGCAGGATTTCGGGCTGTCCAATATCACGGATGCGGACGGCCTGGCCGTGGGCCGCCCCTCAGGCCTTGTGGGCAAAACCCTGGGCGCGTTGATCAGCGGTTCATATACGGTCACAGACAAAACCCTTTACCGCCTTTTGCACACCATGGCGGACCAGGAGTCCATTTTTTTGGAGCCTTCAGCGGTTGCGGGCTTGTCCGGGCCCTGGGGGGTGTTGAATTCCTCCGAAGGCAAAAGCTATCTTCACAGACAGGGAATCGTTGAAAATATGGAAAGAGCCACCCACATCATCTGGGCCACGGGCGGGGGG
This window of the uncultured Desulfobacter sp. genome carries:
- a CDS encoding D-serine ammonia-lyase, with amino-acid sequence MSAGRIAGKTIEQWHKALPLIKEIMAGKEVFWINPGYRSAGTAFKSIVLSCKDVADAQARLERFAPFIAKVFPQTWENNGIIESPLRPIPNMEEKLNLQGKFPVYGTLLLKCDNLLAVSGSIKARGGIYEVLKTAETLAVDNGLLDLDDDYSIFTTDKFKRFFSNYAIAVGSTGNLGLSIGIMGAALGFKVVVHMSADAALWKKERLRQCGVTVVEYETDYSRAVAAGRKQARSDPNMHFIDDENSLDLLLGYATAAGRLKDQFDASGRGVDRAHPLFVYLPCGVGGAPGGITLGLKLVFGDHVHCFFAEPTASPCMLIGLMTGLHDKISVQDFGLSNITDADGLAVGRPSGLVGKTLGALISGSYTVTDKTLYRLLHTMADQESIFLEPSAVAGLSGPWGVLNSSEGKSYLHRQGIVENMERATHIIWATGGGMVPEPVMQLYYKKGSISPAQWSY